A section of the Cuniculiplasma divulgatum genome encodes:
- a CDS encoding glycine zipper family protein has product MNEKIKILGAIIVTSVMLLLAFTGIITHIQSRKDVNEPQAEANFVDIAKYQHQNNGIMLNRSEINDLYHFVLYNYLHYGISSNELSELQFEADSNFINWYLGNYSQIPSNYRGITTQNASVILPMWENESSNAMEDVQAVANYEVSQFTIQNQINTSYVVNNHLGHLVSNKTTVYDNQSANLLTYRYTNGKKSLVYGLIDQNGTIKPVDPYIRLNAFTIHWGWGGLISGKSYNIYFTFTNLKNAYNFKQFLVSSLTVKSWVQALFVIVGEAAAATALGTVIGVEIGKLKGAIVGAIVGGIASIAFSIYDILSGAGDPGTMAANINAIFLSQELHFGTGSDFQFELVDTLNAWNWGLTPEFSWWGYEYPTGSSPVLTQVFRSIGVKSSAEGNFESMYNSLVNHYNYGVNQEHAFDGPGSWASFEKKLLSAGVIPAL; this is encoded by the coding sequence ATGAATGAAAAAATAAAAATTTTAGGTGCAATAATAGTGACATCAGTCATGTTATTGCTCGCATTTACTGGAATTATCACACACATCCAATCAAGAAAAGATGTTAATGAACCACAAGCGGAAGCAAATTTTGTTGATATTGCGAAATATCAGCATCAAAATAACGGAATTATGCTAAACAGATCCGAAATAAATGATCTCTACCATTTTGTTCTCTATAACTATCTTCATTATGGAATCTCTTCGAATGAACTAAGCGAATTGCAATTCGAGGCAGATTCAAATTTTATAAACTGGTATTTAGGCAACTACAGCCAAATCCCCTCCAATTATAGGGGAATAACAACACAAAATGCCAGCGTAATTCTTCCTATGTGGGAAAATGAAAGCTCTAATGCAATGGAGGACGTTCAGGCAGTTGCAAATTATGAAGTAAGCCAGTTCACAATACAAAACCAGATAAATACCTCTTATGTCGTAAACAACCACCTTGGCCATCTGGTTTCCAACAAGACAACCGTATATGACAACCAAAGTGCCAATCTTCTAACATACAGATACACAAACGGCAAGAAATCATTGGTATATGGATTAATAGATCAGAACGGGACAATTAAACCAGTAGATCCATATATCAGGCTAAACGCGTTCACAATTCATTGGGGATGGGGCGGTTTGATATCTGGAAAAAGCTACAATATTTACTTCACATTCACAAACCTTAAAAATGCATACAACTTCAAACAGTTCCTGGTATCCTCACTCACAGTTAAAAGCTGGGTTCAGGCTTTGTTCGTTATAGTTGGAGAGGCTGCAGCAGCTACTGCTTTAGGCACCGTCATTGGTGTTGAAATTGGTAAATTAAAGGGAGCTATCGTTGGGGCAATAGTCGGAGGAATTGCTTCTATTGCCTTTTCAATCTATGACATTCTTTCTGGTGCAGGTGATCCAGGAACAATGGCTGCAAATATCAATGCTATTTTCCTAAGTCAGGAACTTCATTTTGGAACAGGCTCTGACTTTCAGTTTGAGCTCGTGGATACATTGAATGCATGGAATTGGGGGCTTACTCCGGAATTCTCGTGGTGGGGATATGAATATCCGACAGGGTCCTCTCCTGTACTTACCCAGGTGTTTAGGAGCATTGGGGTAAAATCCAGTGCAGAAGGGAATTTCGAGTCGATGTACAATTCCCTGGTCAATCATTATAATTACGGAGTTAACCAGGAACACGCCTTTGATGGACCAGGTAGTTGGGCATCATTTGAGAAGAAGTTACTCTCAGCAGGTGTGATACCTGCCCTCTAA
- a CDS encoding D-aminoacyl-tRNA deacylase produces the protein MHLIIGSKDDQASVAMSQRLLDTVDFRPFDGQDGVLKHGDFLFSYIQKRHLYMDNLDAGLNGLSQAIDVVIFLSRHSSAADIKSLTVHPTGNFSEAKLGGIVGRLSPTAPADMTSALLEMHSTYRGDEFKVTYEATHHGPALDMPHFYMEIGTTEAQWNNPEAQDTIIRGIFAPRRNFNGSFVGIGGGHYMPKITEYSVENTVAMGHMISKHALENISQDLIRQSVEKTPGCRGFIMDRKGTKSQARETVLSVADSLGLEVIRI, from the coding sequence ATGCATCTCATAATAGGATCGAAGGATGACCAGGCCAGCGTAGCAATGTCCCAGAGGCTCCTGGACACTGTTGATTTCCGGCCATTTGATGGACAGGACGGTGTGCTGAAGCACGGAGATTTCCTGTTCAGCTACATACAGAAGAGGCATCTGTACATGGATAATCTTGATGCCGGCCTGAATGGGCTCTCACAGGCAATTGATGTGGTAATATTCCTTTCACGGCATTCCTCGGCTGCCGATATTAAGAGCCTTACGGTGCATCCCACGGGAAATTTCAGCGAGGCTAAACTTGGTGGAATTGTGGGCAGGCTTTCGCCAACGGCACCGGCAGATATGACTTCTGCCCTGCTGGAGATGCACAGCACATACAGGGGTGATGAGTTTAAGGTGACCTATGAGGCCACCCATCACGGGCCAGCCCTTGACATGCCCCACTTTTACATGGAAATAGGAACAACAGAAGCCCAGTGGAACAACCCAGAGGCTCAGGACACCATAATCAGAGGTATTTTCGCCCCCAGGAGGAACTTTAACGGGTCCTTTGTTGGCATCGGTGGCGGCCACTATATGCCCAAAATAACGGAATATTCCGTTGAGAATACGGTTGCCATGGGCCACATGATCTCAAAGCATGCCCTGGAGAACATAAGCCAGGACCTCATAAGACAGAGCGTTGAGAAAACGCCTGGCTGCCGCGGATTCATCATGGATCGCAAGGGCACAAAGTCCCAGGCGAGGGAAACTGTGCTATCCGTTGCGGATTCTCTTGGCCTGGAGGTAATAAGAATTTAA
- a CDS encoding pyridoxal-phosphate dependent enzyme, translating to MEGIEEDEPPGKTPFFRARNLEHALKLKNLYIKFEGAGITGTQKDRISKLHVLKAREKGYDTISLATCGNYGASISYFANLYGMKSVVAVPEYYSGDRNDEIRGNGAEILEVPAKYEDLVEFMRDKSSSEAWYDSSPGSVNSEIDMEGYETIAYEIVSQLGRSPGYVSVPLGNGTTLAGIFSGFEKMQRRGVIRKIPRFIGSSTPNGNPIVASWKRKDHTLMELDPSIIRETKASEPLVAYRSYDGQKALNALYRSNGMATYVSDDEMYRYSTLIEHFEMLSVLPASASSLAAVDHVISRKSEPKDIVVVLTGRNKTWTTQ from the coding sequence ATGGAAGGAATAGAAGAGGACGAACCTCCTGGAAAAACACCTTTTTTTAGAGCTAGAAACCTTGAACACGCCCTCAAACTTAAGAACCTTTACATAAAGTTTGAAGGGGCGGGAATAACAGGAACCCAGAAAGACCGTATCTCAAAGCTGCATGTCCTTAAGGCCAGGGAGAAGGGTTATGATACCATTTCACTGGCTACATGCGGAAATTACGGCGCATCAATCTCTTATTTTGCCAATCTCTACGGAATGAAGTCCGTGGTGGCTGTACCGGAATATTACTCCGGAGACAGGAATGACGAGATAAGGGGAAATGGTGCCGAAATACTTGAGGTCCCGGCCAAGTACGAGGATCTTGTGGAATTCATGAGAGACAAATCCAGCAGCGAGGCATGGTATGATTCCAGCCCTGGATCCGTGAATTCTGAGATAGATATGGAAGGATATGAGACCATAGCCTATGAGATAGTCTCACAGCTGGGCCGATCACCCGGTTACGTTTCAGTCCCGCTGGGGAATGGCACAACCCTGGCAGGCATATTTTCCGGCTTCGAGAAAATGCAGAGGAGAGGCGTCATCAGGAAGATTCCCAGATTCATTGGCTCCAGCACCCCGAACGGCAACCCAATTGTTGCTTCGTGGAAAAGGAAGGACCACACGCTCATGGAGCTTGATCCATCCATAATCAGGGAGACCAAGGCCTCAGAACCACTCGTGGCATACAGATCATACGATGGGCAGAAAGCACTCAATGCACTGTACAGGAGCAACGGAATGGCAACCTACGTTTCGGATGACGAGATGTACCGTTACAGCACGCTCATAGAGCATTTTGAGATGCTGTCTGTGCTACCGGCGTCTGCATCCTCCCTTGCGGCAGTGGATCATGTAATAAGCAGGAAATCCGAACCCAAAGACATAGTTGTGGTACTTACGGGGAGAAACAAGACATGGACAACGCAGTAG
- a CDS encoding DUF1611 domain-containing protein, whose protein sequence is MDNAVVLAEGVFGTTYGKTANGLVRYTRRFRVTSVIDSTKYGQDAGAVLTGVPNNIPIISSVSEGIRLGADTLVVGIATDGGYIPPEYRHFITDALSSGLNVVSGLHEFISDDPEFAAAAAKKGCRITDVRKMFRDMKPPYTGRVREIGARRIAVLGTDSAIGKRTTAVILTNTLKQKGIAASMVGTGQTAWMQGFDHTVVIDSMINDFIPGGLEKVAVEAWEQEHPDVMFIEGQGSVLHPAYPGSFEIIGALKPDGIILQHAPRRLVFDGFPEYPIPDLEKYIRILEMLSDRKVIAISINRENMNHNEVAEEIMKLEARFGIPVFDPLNSQPQKLIEAVDYP, encoded by the coding sequence ATGGACAACGCAGTAGTACTTGCAGAAGGCGTTTTTGGCACAACCTATGGAAAGACCGCAAACGGCCTGGTAAGATATACAAGACGATTCAGGGTTACATCCGTCATAGATTCAACGAAGTACGGACAGGACGCAGGCGCAGTCCTGACCGGTGTGCCCAACAACATACCCATCATAAGCAGTGTCAGTGAGGGTATCAGGCTTGGTGCGGATACTCTTGTTGTGGGTATCGCCACTGATGGCGGATACATTCCTCCTGAATACCGGCATTTCATAACTGACGCGCTTTCCTCGGGCCTGAATGTTGTTAGCGGACTGCATGAATTCATAAGCGATGATCCTGAGTTTGCTGCAGCTGCCGCAAAGAAGGGATGCAGGATAACAGATGTGAGGAAGATGTTCAGGGACATGAAGCCGCCATATACGGGTCGTGTGAGGGAAATTGGCGCCCGCAGAATCGCTGTCCTTGGGACTGACAGTGCCATAGGAAAGAGAACAACCGCAGTTATACTGACAAACACCCTGAAGCAGAAAGGGATAGCCGCATCCATGGTGGGAACAGGCCAGACAGCCTGGATGCAGGGATTCGACCACACAGTTGTCATAGATTCCATGATAAACGACTTCATTCCTGGCGGGCTGGAGAAAGTTGCAGTTGAGGCATGGGAACAGGAACATCCGGATGTGATGTTCATCGAGGGACAGGGATCAGTCCTGCATCCGGCCTATCCAGGCAGCTTTGAGATCATTGGTGCATTGAAGCCCGACGGGATAATCCTGCAGCATGCACCCAGGAGACTTGTATTTGACGGGTTCCCAGAATATCCCATTCCGGACCTTGAGAAATACATAAGGATACTGGAGATGCTGTCTGACAGGAAAGTTATTGCCATATCAATAAACAGGGAAAATATGAACCATAACGAGGTGGCTGAAGAGATAATGAAACTTGAGGCAAGATTCGGCATACCTGTCTTTGATCCGCTCAATTCACAACCACAGAAGCTTATTGAGGCAGTTGATTACCCGTAG
- a CDS encoding DUF367 family protein yields the protein MLDADDAIQKPRILFAYLGEDDPTKSTMLKLKRFGLAEKTGMKKISQTLSLTPFADVFVTPADSAIILERGISVIDGSWAKIEGIRNLRLRFPRKLPLLVPANPVNFGKPGKLSSVEAIAAALYICGFRSSSTLVLSKFNWGMQFLKVNREPLEEYSSCSSQEDVTKAESLFF from the coding sequence ATGCTGGATGCGGACGATGCCATTCAGAAACCAAGAATCCTTTTCGCATACCTGGGCGAGGATGATCCCACAAAGTCAACAATGCTGAAACTGAAGCGGTTTGGACTTGCAGAAAAAACAGGCATGAAAAAGATATCACAGACGCTTTCCCTGACACCTTTTGCTGATGTCTTCGTGACTCCTGCTGATAGCGCCATAATCCTGGAGAGGGGGATTTCAGTGATAGACGGATCATGGGCTAAAATAGAGGGCATAAGGAATCTGCGTCTGAGGTTCCCAAGGAAACTTCCACTGCTGGTTCCGGCCAATCCTGTGAATTTCGGGAAACCCGGAAAACTATCGTCCGTGGAGGCCATTGCAGCTGCACTTTACATCTGCGGTTTCAGAAGTTCCTCCACACTGGTGCTGTCCAAATTCAACTGGGGAATGCAGTTCCTCAAGGTGAACAGGGAGCCCCTTGAGGAATATTCCTCATGCAGCAGCCAGGAAGACGTGACGAAGGCAGAATCACTGTTTTTCTGA
- a CDS encoding metal-binding protein, whose amino-acid sequence MSYLQKISEFQNITVTPTSYDDHRIEGDISLERETDTLKFHLIFSYSDRIEADQNLAGLILAMPAINFTLFSKKLTLNFPASESDVAAISEFVRINNREVFINKLARRRYEFFRQEYVPRDEDITEENSNGNTLVSATSQYVDTPRKIQGGSNAVLSSGGKESLLSYGMLKEIDPDTHAFYFNESGGHWLTAKTAYDYYSAEFSNVHKVWSNVDRFYRYVLRNMRILDQRVMNMKTDTYPVQLFIFPVYVMSMIPVAIEHGIRGAVLGDEFDDPSDMQPFHGIRHYYGIYDQTLDFNRYMSGYLHSKGIDFTVWSAVYPITGGVVENILIKRYPDLFRLQRSCHSCRSVNGKIVPCGKCSKCLGILMFILSAGGDPHQILYSTESIENLKENVSRERMRLDTDELNYMKAKLGFIEADDMERLQHVSGMHLLPDEHQLFQHVPDSYRDGIMRIISQYAPLSYSYTGGAWHQSEKQ is encoded by the coding sequence ATGTCCTATCTCCAGAAAATATCCGAATTCCAGAACATTACCGTCACCCCGACCTCCTATGACGACCACAGAATAGAAGGCGACATCAGTCTTGAGCGGGAAACAGATACCCTGAAATTTCATCTCATATTCTCCTACTCGGATCGAATAGAGGCGGACCAGAATCTGGCAGGGCTCATTCTTGCAATGCCGGCCATCAACTTCACTCTTTTCTCAAAGAAACTCACCCTTAATTTTCCGGCGTCAGAATCCGATGTTGCTGCCATTTCAGAGTTTGTCCGGATCAATAACCGCGAGGTCTTCATCAACAAGCTTGCAAGGAGAAGATACGAGTTCTTCAGGCAGGAGTATGTCCCACGGGATGAGGACATAACTGAGGAAAACTCCAATGGAAATACACTGGTCTCCGCTACATCCCAGTATGTGGATACCCCCAGAAAGATTCAGGGAGGCAGTAATGCCGTTCTTTCCTCAGGCGGCAAGGAAAGCCTGCTCTCCTACGGCATGCTGAAGGAAATTGATCCGGACACTCATGCTTTCTATTTCAATGAATCAGGCGGACACTGGCTAACAGCAAAGACTGCCTATGATTATTACAGCGCAGAGTTTTCAAATGTTCACAAGGTCTGGTCAAATGTGGACAGGTTCTACCGCTACGTGCTCAGGAACATGAGGATACTGGATCAGCGCGTCATGAATATGAAGACTGACACCTACCCTGTTCAGCTGTTCATTTTCCCCGTATACGTGATGTCAATGATCCCTGTGGCCATTGAACACGGCATAAGGGGTGCAGTACTTGGAGATGAATTCGATGATCCTTCCGATATGCAGCCTTTCCACGGAATCAGGCACTACTACGGCATATATGACCAGACACTGGATTTCAACAGGTACATGAGCGGATATCTTCATTCCAAGGGTATTGACTTCACTGTATGGAGCGCTGTCTACCCCATAACAGGAGGAGTGGTTGAGAATATACTCATAAAGAGATATCCAGACCTGTTCAGGCTTCAGAGATCATGCCATTCCTGCAGGAGCGTGAATGGCAAGATTGTTCCCTGCGGAAAGTGCTCAAAGTGCCTGGGCATACTCATGTTCATTCTTTCCGCTGGTGGGGATCCCCACCAGATCCTGTATTCAACAGAATCAATTGAGAATTTAAAGGAAAACGTTTCCAGGGAAAGGATGAGGCTGGACACTGACGAGCTCAATTACATGAAGGCGAAACTGGGCTTCATTGAGGCAGACGACATGGAGAGGCTACAGCACGTCTCGGGAATGCATCTCCTGCCTGATGAGCATCAGCTCTTCCAGCACGTGCCGGACTCCTACAGGGACGGGATCATGAGGATAATAAGCCAGTATGCGCCACTTTCATACTCTTATACAGGCGGGGCATGGCACCAATCAGAAAAACAGTGA
- the pyrG gene encoding CTP synthase (glutamine hydrolyzing), with protein MHYVVITGGVISGLGKGTITSSLGHLLKSHGLSVTALKIDPYLNYDAGTMNPYQHGEVFVLDDGSEVDLDLGNYERFIGSDLAGDNNITTGKVYKEVIEKERRGEYLGSTVQIIPHITNEIKRRIRMVASKGAFDVVLIEVGGTVGDIESMPFLEALRQLNREEPPGSVIFGHVTLVPEIGAMNEQKTKPTQHSVKALREIGIQPDILFCRSKDPLSLETRKRIALFTDVPLDGIASISDAPNAYLVPDLMEKQGIVDFIIGRFKLGCKEYHDDWGNYKENLKNPRERVKIALVGKYTELQDAYMSHKEAFLHVTGNTGIAVDIKWINSDDLKASTDRLDDVHGILVPGGFGYRGIEGKIAAARYAREHNIPFLGICLGFQVAVIEFARNVLGFQDANSTEFDSKTQHPVIDLLPEQNGVKDMGGTMRLGSKKVLVKPDTLAFSIYQKGEIYERHRHRYEVNPSYIDQFAKAGLIFSGTDDEGIRMEIAEFRDSENMIASQYHSEFKSRPLNPSKIHQHLVLRALQHMQEAMEAAA; from the coding sequence ATGCATTACGTAGTTATTACTGGAGGCGTGATTTCAGGCCTTGGAAAGGGGACAATAACGTCCAGCCTTGGCCACCTGCTGAAGTCCCACGGTCTCAGCGTCACGGCGCTGAAGATTGATCCGTACCTCAATTATGATGCCGGAACAATGAATCCGTACCAGCATGGGGAGGTTTTTGTCCTTGATGACGGCAGTGAAGTTGATCTCGATCTGGGAAATTATGAGAGATTCATCGGTTCTGATCTTGCCGGAGACAACAACATAACAACAGGTAAGGTCTACAAGGAAGTCATTGAGAAGGAGAGAAGAGGTGAGTATCTGGGAAGCACAGTCCAGATAATCCCGCATATTACCAACGAGATAAAGAGGCGCATAAGGATGGTTGCCTCAAAGGGTGCCTTCGACGTTGTGCTGATTGAGGTGGGAGGAACTGTTGGCGACATAGAATCCATGCCGTTCCTTGAGGCATTGAGGCAGCTGAACCGTGAGGAGCCGCCAGGTTCTGTCATATTCGGCCATGTGACTCTTGTGCCCGAAATCGGGGCCATGAATGAGCAGAAGACCAAACCAACACAGCACAGTGTAAAAGCCCTCAGAGAAATAGGCATCCAGCCGGATATACTGTTCTGCCGCTCCAAGGATCCCCTGAGCCTTGAAACACGCAAGAGAATTGCACTTTTCACCGATGTGCCCCTTGACGGCATAGCCAGCATCAGTGACGCCCCAAATGCCTATCTTGTTCCAGACCTCATGGAGAAGCAGGGTATTGTGGACTTCATCATTGGCCGCTTCAAGCTGGGATGCAAGGAATACCATGACGACTGGGGAAACTACAAGGAGAACCTTAAGAATCCCAGGGAGAGGGTTAAAATTGCCCTGGTGGGCAAATATACGGAGCTTCAGGACGCATACATGAGCCACAAGGAGGCTTTTCTCCATGTCACCGGGAATACCGGCATAGCTGTGGATATAAAGTGGATCAACTCAGATGATCTGAAGGCAAGTACGGACAGGCTTGACGATGTGCATGGCATACTTGTTCCCGGTGGTTTCGGTTACAGGGGCATAGAGGGAAAGATAGCAGCCGCCAGATATGCCAGGGAACACAACATACCATTCCTTGGCATATGCCTGGGCTTTCAGGTTGCAGTCATAGAGTTCGCAAGGAATGTGCTTGGCTTCCAGGACGCAAACAGCACGGAATTTGACAGTAAAACTCAGCATCCAGTGATCGATCTTCTTCCGGAACAGAATGGTGTGAAGGACATGGGCGGCACCATGAGGCTGGGATCCAAGAAGGTGCTTGTGAAGCCAGATACCCTGGCATTCAGCATATACCAGAAGGGAGAAATTTATGAGAGACACAGGCACCGGTACGAGGTGAACCCATCATACATTGATCAGTTCGCCAAAGCCGGTTTAATATTCTCCGGAACTGATGATGAGGGAATAAGGATGGAGATTGCGGAATTCAGGGACAGCGAGAACATGATTGCATCCCAGTACCACAGCGAGTTCAAATCCCGCCCCCTGAACCCCTCAAAGATCCACCAGCATCTTGTTCTCAGGGCACTGCAGCACATGCAGGAAGCCATGGAGGCAGCGGCTTGA